TCTAAGGCCTTCACTTCCGGCGGAAGATTCATTTGAAATCGCTCATAATCACAAAGTACAACGCCACGATGATTATGGGGAATGACCGTCTGATCTGCTTTTTGTGTATTTCTTAGAATGCTTTCTGTGCTCTTTTCACGAGAATTGAAAAGCCCTTGCATTGTTACTTCAAGATTTTTTTTCAATGAAGCATTTGTAAGAAGCGAGGCTTTTGCAGCTTTCTGTTCAACATAACCCGCGCCGAAAGACACAAGCCTGAGAAGCATAAGGTCGGCTTCTTCTCTAGAAACGAGTTCTTGGTAGTGTTCTTTAATTGCATGATAAGTAATATTGGCTGGATCATTTTCCCAAACACCACCATCTACAAAAGTTCGCCTTTCACCTTTATAGACGACTTCGACAGGATTTAGAAAAGTTGGTGCAGCAGAAGTACACATGGCCACTTCGTATGCTGTAAGATCTCGGACCTGGCCAAAATTGCTAGAATCAAATAGAACGGGTTCTTCTGGATCTGTGCAATAACTTGCGACAAAAACAGGTTTTAATAATTTATTAAAGAGAATTTGCCCGCCATTCCTATCTCGACAAAAGTGTTGCATCAGGGATTTAAGGTGCTCTTCATTATACTGCACCGTAAATACTCCAGCGGGATTAAAATGGTTAGAGACATACTTTTTAAAAATAAGACCACCATAATAACGATATATTCTTAACACATCTACTGGAGAAAGCTTAGGCTTACCATCTTCACCCGGCAAATTGGCAGCAACGGCATAAATTCCGCCTGTCGAAGTGCCTGCATAGGCGTCAATATATTTATAAATGCTTTCCAACCCAAGGTTTTTGGCGACTTGATCAGCCACTGCATACGCATGTGCTCCTAAAATACCAATAATTCCGCCACCATCAAAACTCCAAACCGTCAGGGGTCTATCCTGGCTTCGATCATCACGGCGAATAAGTGAGCGTCGGATTAGTTGATTCCAATCTGTTAAAGAATTGGGGTTTGCTCTGTCCAGAAGCGCTCCTCGGGCTGGCGGAGGAGATCCATGCGCAGCTGAGTTGTCATCTTCCATGCCAAAAGCTGTTGACATGCCAAGAGCGAGCGTCAATGCAAAAACCGATAGGGTAGATTTCCAATTTAACTTCATTTCATTTAATCCTTTACGCATTCTATATGTTGATAAATGTGCTTGTTATGTTTCATATGTAGGTATTAATTTTTACGTTACAATGGACAATTTAGTTTTATTTTTAATTTATATTTCTATATATTTATTTTTGTAATTTTTTATAATATTACAGAGACACAATCCCCCTTATTCTATAATTCGACTTCCTAAAATGGATAAGAACGATAGATTGTTTTTAAAGGGAACCCCCCGCCCCTTCAGAATTTTGTTAAATCTGGAGGGACGGGAGAATTTCGTTTTCTGTAATAGATTTATTTAGATTTAAAGATGTTTCCAAACCTATTTGCGGCGGATTTGAAACCACTAACAAAGCGGCTTGCTACTGTAGATGCTTCCTTCTTGAAGCCTTTTACTGTAGACCCAATCTTTTCACCAACGGAAGGTTGCTTCAAAGCTTCCTTAACCGGAGCCACAACTGGAGCGGCTATCGGTGCTTGTTGCGGAACAACCTTTGTTTCGTTCGTTACACTTGTAGCAGGCGTATTGTCTACAACCTTTGCCGTCGTGTCACTTGTATTATCCCTTGCGTAGCTTTTACCCCAAGCACGTGCCGCGGACTCCCGCAACATGTGAATATGATATAAAGGATTCGGAATAGAAGTGTTACCGATGGTTTGTGACTTCCCTATTCCTGTACGCTTACTCTCTTCAAATTTAAAAACCTCATTCCCGACTTTAACTTGTCCAGCCTGGCGCAATGCTTCAAGAGCTTGGATGTATCCTGCCATAGAATGTCGCGTTATATTTGCAGAGTAAGGAATATGCAACTTTGTACCAAAATGCTTATACCCGAGAGCTCCAAAAGCCGCGCTTGGAATGATATCTGTGAGCTGCATTACGTTTAGAAATCTGCCTTTGTATATGTCATGTAGCGCCTCGGCGTCAGAAACACCAAATACACGAGGGGTTCCAAAAGTTACACCTCTTGTGATGGCATTGTACTTTTTCAAAGAATAGGCCAAGAATTCTTGTGTTAAGCCGCCTCCAAGACTGTGTCCAGTCGAGGTAACATACTTTTCAAGAAGTTCTTTCAGGCTTATGCCACGAATTGAAGCAATTTGCCCAAGAATTTCAAAGACTTGATCATTCGTTCTATAAAAACCCTTCCTAATACCATTATGGGACCGAAGGTTGGTTTTTTCGTCATGAGTGATATTAAACAATAAGTCGGTCGCAACGTTGCGAGCCGTTTTTGTCCCTTTATATACAACGCTGACGCGGCCATCTTTGTGGGTTATAATCAATCCAGAGTTTTCAGCTTCTGTTCCAAAAAATTGAACACGGTTGCCTTCTGCTTGAAGTCTTTCAATTTCTGCAAATTTTTGCTTGGTTGATTCCTTGATCTCTTCAGGTTTATTAACATCAAACCCGGCTAAAGGATCGATATAAGCCAAATCTGCAAGCTTTGCGTACTCATGAGTTTCTTCTAGCGTGAAACTTGCAAGTTTTGGTTGGCTGATGATCTCAGATTTCTTTACCACATGTTCAGCTTTATTTTCTTTGTCAACAATCACGGAAATTGAAAGAGGCTCTCTTTTCACGCTCAACTGCTTTTGAGGCAGGAATTGGGAAGTGAGATCAATTTGCGGAATTGCTTTTTGTTCTTTCATGTTAGTCAAAATTGATGGATTGTATGTATCAACCGTGTCCAACACGTTATCTTGTGAAAATTTACCATAAGTAACTGTACTTAAAACAAAAACGGAGGCGGTTGCTAACAATATTTTCTTATTCATCAAAACACTCTTTTCCCTAATTAAATTTGATCGACATCACTTATTTTAATGATCTCTCTACCACATATAAGAGTTAACTGAATTTTTACAAGTATAAATTTAGTGTCATCAACTTACCATCTTACAGATATGACAACGTCTGTTAATGTTTAAAGCTATAAATTGTAAATTCTTATATAAAGTTTTTTATCGAGAGCTATTGTTGTTTTTCATTAAAACAGCTTTCTTGAAGTGATTATTAACTGATCAGTCAACGCAAAGTCAACACTTTTTTTTAGAATTCACATTTTTCTAGGATTTCAGCGGAATTTTTCATCGCTTAAGCTATAAATTTACACAAAAATTAAGTCTATGTAAACTATTAAATTGAAGAAACAATAAAAACACGAGCAAAATGAACGCATACATCTTTAATCTTCCCCTCCCCGCAATTGACATTTCCCCTTAGACCTTTCATATTGAGCTCACAAAAAGGGTAAGGAGAGGTTCTTCATGTTAAAAGCCATTAATTTGTCCGTGGTCATTCCGGTTTATAATGAAGCGGAGAATTTGCCCTCCTTATTCCAACGCCTGACAGAAACCCTCGACAAAACCAAGAAGCCTTACGAAATTGTCTTCACCAATGATGGCAGCAGTGATGCTTCCCTCGACATTCTGAAGGGGTTTTTTAAAACGCGCCCGGACATTGTTCGTATCGTGGACTTCCACGGGAATTTCGGCCAGCACATGGCGATTATGGCGGCCTTTGAGCAGACCCGCGGCACCCTTGTCGTAACTTTGGATGCTGATCTCCAAAATCCTCCCGAGGAAATTCCAAAACTTCTGGAAAAGATGGGGGAAGGTTTTGATTATGTGGGTAGCTATCGCGCCAATAGACAGGATAATTTCTTTCGCACTTACGTATCGCGCCTAGTGAATTGGTTTCGGGAAACCACCACAGACATTAAAATGCGCGACCAAGGCTGCATGCTGCGTGCCTATTCACGGCAAATCGTGGATCAGATTGTAAAATCCCAAGAACGATCCACATTCATCCCAGCACTTGCTTACAAAATGTCCCTCAACCCGACAGAAGTTGAAGTGAGACATGATGCGCGAGCGGCTGGTGTATCAAAATATAATCTCTATCGCTTGGTTCGGTTAAATTTCGATCTTATTACTAGTTTTTCTCTTATTCCGCTCCAGATCTTTACCCTTTTTGGTATGGTCATTTCGGGCTTAAGCGGGCTTTTGGTCGGCTATTTGCTGCTTCGGCGTCTCATTATCGGCCCTGAAGCGGAGGGATTGTTCACCCTTTTTGCCATCCTTATCTTCCTCGTGAGCGTGGTTATTACTGGGATTGGGATTATTGGGGAATATTTGGGTCGCATCTTCCAAACTTTGAGCATGCGTCCACGGTATGTCGTTCGAGAACTGATTGAAAAGAAAAAATGACAAAGATCGTTCTTTTTGCTTATAGTCTTGTTGGTCACGCGTGCCTGAATGCCTTGATTGAAGCTGGAGAGACTGTTGTGGGTGTCTTTACCCACCCCGATGCGCCCGATGAGCCGCAATGGTTTCCATCCGTGGCTGAATTGGCCAGCGACCACCGCATCCCTGTCATTGCAACGGAAGGACCCAAAGACCCTCTCGTCCTAGAAGCGCTTCAAGAGATGCAGCCGGATCTTCTCTTTTCGGTGTATTATCGCAAAATGATTCCTGGATACATTTTAGAGATTCCCCGTCTCGGGTGTTTTAACATGCATGGCTCTCTTCTCCCCCGTTACCGTGGCCGAGCGCCCATCAATTGGGCGTTGGTTCATGGAGAAACGCAGACAGGCGTCACTCTTCATCACATGGTCAAGTCTGCTGATGCCGGGGCCATCGTGGATCAAGAAGTCGTCCCCATTGGGCCCATAGATACCGCTTTTAATCTAACCCATAAACTGGGAGAAGCCGCTGTTCGCGTGCTCCTTCGCCAACTCCCCGCCTTAAAGGAAGGACGCGCGCCCGCTATTCCACAAGATGATTCTCAAGCAACCTATTTCGGGGGACGCGGTGCGAAGGATAGCGAGATTGATTGGCACCAGTCCTCCTGGCAAATTCACAATCTCATTCGTGCGGTGCCCTATCCCTACTTTCCCCCAGCTTTTACCCACTACAAGGGGGAGGTGTTGGAGATTCGGGCGAATCGATTGCCAGAGGGTGGCCGTCTCGATCACCAAGTTCAACCTGGTCAGGTGGTTGATAAAGTTGAGGGATGGATTCGTATCGCTTGTGGTGATGGACTGGATTTTATTGACATCACCGAGATGTCTCGCCCTTTCAGTGAGATGACTGTTCGAGATGTGTTGGGAAAGACATTCTAAAACACCACCGTCGCTGTCGCAAAAGCTGCAAGCCCCTCTTCGCGACCAATGAACCCAAGCTTTTCTGTGGTGGTGGCTTTCACACTGACGCGGGATGACTCAATCCCCAAAATCTGGGCGACCTTCGCAATCATTTGGTCACGGTGGGGGGCAATCTTGGGCTTTTCTCCCAGAATTGTTATATCCACATGAGAGATTTTTCCGCCCCGTTCCCGCACGCGTCGTCCTGCATCTTGCAAAAACATGCTTGAGTCTACGCCCTTCCAACGGTCATCTTTTGGGTTGAAATGCTGCCCAATATCTCCATCCCCAATGGCGCCCAACAAGGCATCTGTCAAAGCATGAAGGCCCACATCCGCATCGGAATGACCAATGAGGGAAAAGGTCGCAGGAATAAAAATCCCTAAAATTATAACGCCCTCTCCAGGGCCGATGGCATGCACATCAACGCCATGCCCCACCCGTATATCTGGAACAGACATGGCTTCTCCTTCTAAATCTTCTGCTGTCGTGATTT
This portion of the Alphaproteobacteria bacterium genome encodes:
- a CDS encoding formyltransferase gives rise to the protein MTKIVLFAYSLVGHACLNALIEAGETVVGVFTHPDAPDEPQWFPSVAELASDHRIPVIATEGPKDPLVLEALQEMQPDLLFSVYYRKMIPGYILEIPRLGCFNMHGSLLPRYRGRAPINWALVHGETQTGVTLHHMVKSADAGAIVDQEVVPIGPIDTAFNLTHKLGEAAVRVLLRQLPALKEGRAPAIPQDDSQATYFGGRGAKDSEIDWHQSSWQIHNLIRAVPYPYFPPAFTHYKGEVLEIRANRLPEGGRLDHQVQPGQVVDKVEGWIRIACGDGLDFIDITEMSRPFSEMTVRDVLGKTF
- a CDS encoding patatin-like phospholipase family protein, with amino-acid sequence MKLNWKSTLSVFALTLALGMSTAFGMEDDNSAAHGSPPPARGALLDRANPNSLTDWNQLIRRSLIRRDDRSQDRPLTVWSFDGGGIIGILGAHAYAVADQVAKNLGLESIYKYIDAYAGTSTGGIYAVAANLPGEDGKPKLSPVDVLRIYRYYGGLIFKKYVSNHFNPAGVFTVQYNEEHLKSLMQHFCRDRNGGQILFNKLLKPVFVASYCTDPEEPVLFDSSNFGQVRDLTAYEVAMCTSAAPTFLNPVEVVYKGERRTFVDGGVWENDPANITYHAIKEHYQELVSREEADLMLLRLVSFGAGYVEQKAAKASLLTNASLKKNLEVTMQGLFNSREKSTESILRNTQKADQTVIPHNHRGVVLCDYERFQMNLPPEVKALDNVQPAALEELIALSKSRCMGPEFCSMLAKVLGVETGRVQEVILDATTQVAEQLNYYDLTQNHFYDHVAPIGEYIFRWQSEANFDISKYLQETVRVGELTDQSSNQDVMEKLLWVSNFMVHNMQHNMDKTYWSGFKDGFRKGSHLMAEEAASNLFLNLCTRVKADNNPVHPNFLEAIQAYKKSLVALFAQSSTTNGYMQEYKTSLEKSIESACKLPPLYKNQFLMILKKQLESTRSDRSFLKNLKDKVVNGWHESMIQKIQAALPQGNE
- a CDS encoding glycosyltransferase, translated to MLKAINLSVVIPVYNEAENLPSLFQRLTETLDKTKKPYEIVFTNDGSSDASLDILKGFFKTRPDIVRIVDFHGNFGQHMAIMAAFEQTRGTLVVTLDADLQNPPEEIPKLLEKMGEGFDYVGSYRANRQDNFFRTYVSRLVNWFRETTTDIKMRDQGCMLRAYSRQIVDQIVKSQERSTFIPALAYKMSLNPTEVEVRHDARAAGVSKYNLYRLVRLNFDLITSFSLIPLQIFTLFGMVISGLSGLLVGYLLLRRLIIGPEAEGLFTLFAILIFLVSVVITGIGIIGEYLGRIFQTLSMRPRYVVRELIEKKK
- a CDS encoding lipase family protein, which produces MNKKILLATASVFVLSTVTYGKFSQDNVLDTVDTYNPSILTNMKEQKAIPQIDLTSQFLPQKQLSVKREPLSISVIVDKENKAEHVVKKSEIISQPKLASFTLEETHEYAKLADLAYIDPLAGFDVNKPEEIKESTKQKFAEIERLQAEGNRVQFFGTEAENSGLIITHKDGRVSVVYKGTKTARNVATDLLFNITHDEKTNLRSHNGIRKGFYRTNDQVFEILGQIASIRGISLKELLEKYVTSTGHSLGGGLTQEFLAYSLKKYNAITRGVTFGTPRVFGVSDAEALHDIYKGRFLNVMQLTDIIPSAAFGALGYKHFGTKLHIPYSANITRHSMAGYIQALEALRQAGQVKVGNEVFKFEESKRTGIGKSQTIGNTSIPNPLYHIHMLRESAARAWGKSYARDNTSDTTAKVVDNTPATSVTNETKVVPQQAPIAAPVVAPVKEALKQPSVGEKIGSTVKGFKKEASTVASRFVSGFKSAANRFGNIFKSK